In the Haliaeetus albicilla chromosome 7, bHalAlb1.1, whole genome shotgun sequence genome, one interval contains:
- the MCM8 gene encoding DNA helicase MCM8 yields the protein MSRDLRGRGCARGRGFQGWRGGWRGGWRGRRQKGEWRRMPEPVRSQLVQSTLDQFIPYKGWKLYFSEAYADKSPFVQKTQAFEKFFMQRIELYDKDEIERKGSILVDYKELIQDRELTKSIPNISTELRDMPQKILQCMGLAIHQVLTKDLERHAAQLQVQEGLPLDGEPIINVPLIHARVYNYDPLTQLKNVRANCYGKYVALRGTVVRVSNIKPLCTKLAFVCGSCGDVQGVPLLDGKYTLPTKCLVPECRGRSFTADRSSPLTTTVDWQSVKVQELMSDDQREAGRIPRTIECELVQDLVDSCVPGDMVTVTGIVKVSSTEEGPSKNKNDKCMFLLYIEANSISNSKGQKQKNFDDETFQRSFMEFSLKDLYAVQEIQAEENLFRLIVNSLCPAIYGHEIVKAGLALALFGGCQKFVDDKNRIPVRGDPHVLVVGDPGLGKSQMLQAVCNVAPRGVYVCGNTSTSSGLTVTLSRDGASGDFALEAGALVLGDQGICGIDEFDKMGNQHQALLEAMEQQSISLAKAGIVCSLPARTTIVAAANPVGGHYNKAKTVSENLKMGSALLSRFDLVFILLDTPNEDHDHLLSEHVMAIRAGKQAACSSAVVTRANTQDRSVLEVVSDRPLLERLKILPGENFDAIPHQLLRKYVGYARQYVHPKLSPEAAQVLQEFYLELRKQNQGVDSTPITTRQLESLIRLTEARSRLELREKSTREDAEDVIEIMKYSMLGTYSDEFGKLDFERSQHGSGMSNRSQAKRFVSALNSIAERTYNNLFDLQQLRQIATELQIRVSDFESFIGSLNDQGYLLKKGSRVYQLQTM from the exons ATGAGTAGGGACCTCAGAGGCAGGGGATGCGCCCGGGGAAGAGGCTTTCAGGGGTGGCGAGGAGGATGGCGAGGTGGATGGCGAGGCAGAAGACAGAAGGGAGAGTGGAGAAGGATGCCTGAACCTG taagaTCTCAACTAGTTCAATCAACGTTGGACCAGTTTATTCCCTATAAGGGCTGGAAACTTTATTTCTCTGAAG CTTATGCTGACAAATCTCCTTTTGTCCAGAAGACTCAAGCCTTTGAAAAGTTTTTCATGCAACGCATTGAGCTTTATGACaag gatgaaatagaaagaaaaggaagtatcCTTGTGGATTATAAGGAACTAATACAAGACAGAGAATTGACTAAATCAATACCAAATATATCTACTGAATTAAGGGATATGCCTCAGAAAATACTGCAATGTATGGGTCTGGCGATTCATCAG GTGCTAACAAAGGACCTTGAAAGGCATGCTGCACAGCTGCAGGTGCAGGAAGGATTACCACTTGATGGAGAACCTATAATAAATGTGCCTCTCATTCATGCGAG GGTGTACAACTATGATCCGCTAACTCAGCTGAAAAACGTTCGGGCCAACTGCTATGGGAAGTACGTTGCCTTGCGTGGTACTGTTGTGCGTGTCAGTAACATTAAGCCGCTGTGCACTAAGCTAGCTTTTGTATGTGGCTCATGTGGAGATGTTCAGGGTGTTCCTCTACTTGACGGAAAGTATACTCTTCCAACTAAG TGCCTTGTTCCGGAGTGCCGTGGCCGATCCTTCACAGCTGACAGAAGCTCTCCTTTAACCACTACAGTGGACTGGCAGTCTGTTAA GGTGCAGGAGCTCATGTCAGATGATCAGCGAGAAGCAGGCCGAATCCCTCGCACAATTGAATGTGAACTGGTGCAAGATCTTGTGGACAGCTGTGTCCCGGGAGATATGGTCACAGTTACAGGAATAGTAAAGGTGTCAAGCACTGAGGAAG GACCTTCCAAAAATAAGAATGACAAGTGTATGTTCTTGTTGTACATTGAGGCAAATTCCATCAGCAACAGTAAAGgacaaaaacaaaagaattttgaTGATGAGACTTTTCAAAGGTCGTTCATGGAGTTTTCACTTAAAGACCTCTATGCTGTTCAAGAAATTCAAGCTGAGGAAAATCTGTTCAGGCTCATTGTGAA ctctCTTTGTCCTGCAATCTATGGCCATGAG ATTGTAAAGGCAGGTTTGGCCCTGGCGTTATTTGGAGGATGTCAGAAGTTTGTAGATGACAAGAACAGAATCCCAGTACGAGGAGATCCACATGTTCTGGTCGTTGGAGATCCAGGATTAGGAAAAAGTCAAATGTTGCAA GCAGTGTGTAATGTTGCTCCTCGTGGTGTGTATGTTTGTGGCAATACTTCCACCAGCTCTGGCCTGACTGTTACACTGTCTAGAGATGGTGCTTCTGGAGATTTTGCCTTGGAAGCTGGTGCTTTAGTGCTCGGAGATCAAG GAATTTGTGGAATAGATGAATTTGATAAGATGGGAAACCAGCATCAAGCTTTGTTGGAAGCCATGGAACAGCAAAGCATCAGCCTTGCTAAGGCTGGCATTGTTTGCAGTTTGCCAGCGCGGACGACTATTGTTGCTGCAGCAAACCCAGTTGGAGGACATTATAACAAAGCCAAAACAGTGTCTGAGAACTTAAA AATGGGGAGTGCTTTACTGTCAAGATTTGAtctagttttcattttgctggaCACCCCAAATGAAGACCATGATCACTTGCTGTCTGAGCATGTGATGGCAATCCGAGCGGGAAAGCAGGCAGCATGCAGCAGCGCTGTTGTGACTCGTGCCAACACACAGGATCGCTCTGTTCTCGAAGTTGTTTCAGATCGACCGCTGCTTGAAAGACTAAAG ATCTTACCAGGAGAAAACTTTGATGCTATTCCACATCAGCTGCTGAGGAAGTATGTTGGATATGCTCGGCAGTATGTTCATCCAAAATTATCTCCAGAAGCTGCTCAGGTCCTCCAGGAATTCTACCTTGAGCTCCGGAAACAGAACCAAGGAGTAGATAGCACACCGATCACCACAAGGCAGCTGGAGTCATTGATTCGACTTACGGAG gcaCGGTCAAGGCTGGAATTAAGGGAGAAATCTACCAGAGAAGATGCTGAGGATGTaatagaaataatgaaatatag cATGCTGGGAACCTACTCTGATGAGTTTGGAAAACTGGACTTTGAACGTTCACAGCATGGATCTGGGATGAGCAATCGGTCACAAGCAAAAAGATTTGTTTCTGCCCTTAACAGTATTGCGGAGAGAACTTACAACAATCTCTTTGACTTGCAACAGCTTCGACAGATTGCGACAGAGCTACAAATACGA GTATCTGATTTTGAAAGCTTTATTGGATCCCTAAATGATCAGGGTTATCTTTTGAAAAAAGGTTCAAGAGTTTATCAGCTTCAGACAATGTGA